In Paenibacillus kyungheensis, the following are encoded in one genomic region:
- the gmk gene encoding guanylate kinase encodes MSKGLLFVLSGPSGVGKGTVCSALRTRMPELIYSVSATTRQPRAGEVDGVNYFFKSHEQFQEMILNDRLLEHAEYVGNFYGTPRDFVEDTLNAGNDIFLEIEVQGALKVMEKFPEGVFIFLTPPSFEELEQRLHGRGTETVDTIMNRMTVAADELELMKHYDYSVVNDEIDLACMRIQSIIVAEHCKITK; translated from the coding sequence ATGTCTAAAGGATTATTATTTGTGTTATCCGGCCCTTCCGGTGTCGGTAAAGGAACGGTATGCAGTGCTCTTCGGACGCGTATGCCTGAATTGATCTATTCTGTATCTGCAACCACACGCCAGCCTCGTGCAGGTGAAGTGGATGGAGTGAACTACTTTTTCAAAAGCCATGAGCAATTTCAAGAAATGATCTTAAACGATCGTTTGTTAGAACATGCAGAATATGTAGGCAACTTTTATGGAACACCACGCGATTTTGTAGAAGATACGCTGAATGCGGGTAACGATATTTTCCTTGAAATCGAAGTGCAAGGTGCTTTGAAAGTCATGGAGAAGTTTCCAGAAGGCGTATTTATATTTTTGACTCCACCTTCGTTTGAAGAATTGGAACAACGTCTGCATGGACGTGGAACCGAAACCGTAGATACGATTATGAATCGAATGACGGTAGCTGCTGACGAGTTGGAATTAATGAAGCATTATGATTACTCTGTAGTCAATGATGAAATTGATCTAGCGTGTATGCGAATCCAGAGTATTATTGTCGCAGAACATTGTAAGATTACAAAATAA
- the fmt gene encoding methionyl-tRNA formyltransferase has product MNIAFMGTPDFAVHSLNVLIEEGMNVVCVVTQPDRPQGRKKVLTPTPVKAAAVEHGIPVLQPQRMRNAESIAELAAYKPDLIVTAAFGQILPKAVLDLPRLGCVNIHGSLLPKYRGGAPIQRCIINGETVTGITLMYMAEGLDTGDMISKIEVPITDEDTSGTLFAKMSEAGATILRRELPRLLEGKVEAEPQNDDESTYAPNLTREDEELDWSKTSRELYNQVRGLVPFSGGFTLWNGEVFKVWKISKPTTDATLKGAALEAVPGTVLELLPEGIVVRTGDSTVTLTEIQPAGKKALQASDFVRGTSMTKGTVLG; this is encoded by the coding sequence GTGAACATTGCATTTATGGGAACACCCGATTTTGCTGTGCATAGCTTAAATGTTCTGATTGAAGAAGGCATGAATGTAGTCTGTGTCGTGACTCAACCGGATCGCCCTCAAGGTCGTAAAAAAGTATTAACACCTACTCCTGTCAAAGCAGCAGCGGTAGAACATGGTATTCCAGTACTTCAACCGCAACGGATGAGAAATGCTGAATCTATCGCTGAACTTGCAGCATATAAGCCAGATTTGATCGTTACGGCGGCTTTTGGTCAGATTTTACCGAAAGCTGTATTGGATCTACCACGCTTAGGTTGTGTAAATATTCATGGATCATTGTTGCCTAAATATCGCGGAGGTGCACCGATTCAGCGTTGTATTATCAATGGTGAAACGGTAACAGGCATTACGCTGATGTATATGGCAGAGGGTCTAGACACAGGAGATATGATCTCGAAGATCGAAGTGCCGATTACAGATGAAGATACATCCGGTACTTTATTTGCCAAAATGAGTGAAGCAGGAGCAACGATTCTGCGTCGAGAATTGCCACGACTGCTAGAAGGTAAAGTAGAAGCAGAACCGCAAAATGATGACGAATCCACCTATGCTCCGAATTTGACTCGTGAAGATGAAGAATTGGATTGGTCGAAAACCAGTCGTGAATTATATAATCAAGTTCGTGGTCTTGTACCATTCTCTGGTGGATTTACATTATGGAATGGCGAAGTATTCAAAGTATGGAAAATAAGCAAGCCTACGACGGATGCTACATTAAAAGGGGCAGCACTAGAAGCTGTACCGGGTACAGTTCTGGAATTATTGCCAGAAGGTATTGTTGTTCGTACAGGCGATAGCACCGTTACACTGACAGAGATTCAACCTGCGGGCAAAAAAGCACTACAAGCGTCTGACTTTGTACGTGGCACGTCAATGACTAAAGGTACGGTGCTCGGGTGA
- the rpoZ gene encoding DNA-directed RNA polymerase subunit omega has protein sequence MLYPSIDEMMTKVDSKYSLVVAASRRARQLREGSVSELKDAHASKYVGIALEEIYNDILRIERRTETEYDDEK, from the coding sequence ATGTTATATCCTTCTATTGATGAAATGATGACTAAAGTCGACAGTAAGTACTCGCTTGTTGTTGCAGCTTCCCGTCGTGCTAGACAACTACGTGAAGGTAGTGTTAGTGAATTGAAAGATGCTCATGCGAGCAAATATGTAGGGATTGCATTAGAAGAAATCTATAACGATATTCTTCGTATCGAACGCAGAACTGAAACAGAGTATGACGACGAAAAATAA
- the priA gene encoding primosomal protein N' produces MTLIAQVIVDVPSRGTDRPFDYIVPESMRGWLEVGSRVGVPFGPRTLQGFVIGLSGTSETPANKLKSLQELLDLVPPLSEELVELSEWMSAKYACHRITALQSMLPAALKGKAERYIRVAERESWVGEDSLFDATESLLTDEEEQIVSHIQKQQEVRMELLSRRFGEQAHIIKSLLQRGILLESRSIRDKVQKKTVRTVSLHLPEDEIRTIIEEFPAKAKRQQEVLTYIADTGGDVPLKEIMTVLGVTASTVKALADKGYIAIIDMEVYRDPYQDRNFTPSTPFTLTDEQQQVYNSIISRINKREQGEYLIHGITGSGKTEVYLQCIQRVIEQDRQAIMLVPEIALTPQMVERFKGRFGDRVAVMHSRLSSGERYDEWRKIREGKSQVAIGARSAIFAPFSNLGLIIMDEEHETSYKQEESPKYHARDVAIHRAHQHNAVVILGSATPSLESYYAARSQANDEFMPMLLEIHGRALGSELPAVEIIDMREELKEGNRSMFSRPLHQAIEDRLEKKQQIVLLLNRRGHSTFVMCRTCGYVAECPNCDISLTYHQRSNSLRCHYCGHAEPAPQICPECGSEHIRYFGTGTQRVEEELAKLFPGIRVVRMDVDTTTQKGSHEKLLNQFRDKKADLLLGTQMVAKGLDFPDVTLVGVIAADSALHLPDFRAAEKTFQLLTQVAGRAGRHHLPGEVIVQTYNPEHYSVIHASRHDYGSFVREELKHRQTLGYPPYCRLALITFSHEKLALLVRIAENYTQMIKDQASKLGWLGSLERFSNEALDVLGPVASPIPRLKNRYRFQCMIKWRGDMDVAKLAEHVAEQLQDSVRDKELLISIDVDPQVLM; encoded by the coding sequence ATGACTCTTATTGCTCAGGTGATTGTTGATGTACCTAGCCGGGGCACAGATCGTCCATTTGATTATATCGTGCCAGAATCGATGCGAGGATGGTTAGAAGTAGGAAGTCGTGTAGGTGTTCCTTTTGGTCCGCGTACATTGCAAGGATTCGTGATTGGATTAAGTGGAACTTCTGAGACACCAGCAAATAAGCTCAAATCATTACAAGAATTACTAGATCTTGTACCTCCATTGTCCGAAGAATTGGTTGAATTGTCTGAATGGATGAGTGCCAAATATGCGTGTCACCGGATTACTGCACTTCAATCCATGTTACCTGCGGCTTTGAAAGGAAAAGCAGAACGGTATATTCGAGTCGCTGAACGTGAATCTTGGGTAGGAGAAGATTCTCTTTTTGATGCTACAGAGTCATTATTAACCGACGAAGAAGAACAGATTGTTTCTCATATTCAAAAGCAACAAGAAGTGCGGATGGAATTGTTAAGTCGTCGGTTTGGCGAACAAGCGCATATTATCAAATCGTTATTGCAACGTGGCATTTTATTAGAAAGTCGTAGTATACGCGATAAAGTGCAAAAGAAAACTGTGAGAACCGTTTCTTTGCATTTGCCAGAAGATGAGATTCGTACCATTATCGAAGAATTTCCAGCCAAAGCCAAGCGTCAGCAAGAAGTACTGACTTATATTGCAGATACCGGTGGCGATGTACCACTCAAAGAAATCATGACAGTGCTTGGCGTCACAGCCAGTACAGTGAAAGCTCTGGCAGACAAAGGATATATCGCTATTATAGATATGGAAGTGTACCGTGATCCTTATCAAGATCGCAACTTTACACCAAGTACACCATTTACGCTCACAGATGAACAACAGCAAGTATATAACTCGATTATCAGCCGTATTAATAAACGTGAACAAGGCGAATATTTAATTCATGGGATTACAGGTAGTGGGAAAACAGAAGTGTATTTGCAATGTATTCAGCGTGTAATCGAACAAGATCGACAAGCGATTATGCTTGTGCCTGAAATTGCACTAACTCCGCAGATGGTTGAGCGGTTTAAAGGTCGTTTTGGTGATCGTGTAGCCGTGATGCATAGCCGATTGTCTAGTGGTGAACGTTATGATGAATGGCGCAAAATTCGTGAAGGTAAATCTCAAGTCGCGATTGGTGCGCGTTCAGCGATCTTTGCTCCTTTTTCCAATCTAGGCTTAATTATTATGGATGAAGAGCATGAGACGTCATATAAGCAAGAAGAAAGTCCCAAGTATCATGCGCGTGATGTAGCGATTCATCGTGCTCACCAGCATAATGCTGTTGTCATTCTAGGTTCAGCTACTCCTTCACTGGAAAGTTATTATGCAGCTAGATCGCAAGCCAATGATGAATTTATGCCAATGTTATTGGAAATTCATGGACGGGCACTTGGAAGCGAACTTCCAGCCGTAGAGATTATTGATATGCGTGAAGAGTTAAAAGAAGGCAATCGCTCGATGTTCAGTCGACCTCTTCATCAAGCGATAGAAGATCGGCTGGAGAAAAAGCAACAGATTGTTTTACTGCTTAATCGGCGCGGGCATTCTACATTTGTGATGTGTCGTACGTGCGGTTATGTGGCGGAATGTCCGAATTGTGATATCTCGCTCACCTATCATCAGCGTTCTAATAGTCTGCGTTGTCACTATTGTGGTCATGCTGAACCTGCTCCGCAAATATGTCCGGAATGTGGTAGTGAACATATTCGTTATTTTGGCACAGGAACACAGCGTGTCGAAGAAGAATTGGCGAAATTATTTCCCGGTATTCGAGTAGTGCGAATGGATGTCGATACAACCACACAAAAAGGGTCACATGAGAAATTATTAAATCAATTTCGCGATAAAAAAGCAGATTTACTGTTAGGTACGCAAATGGTAGCCAAAGGATTGGATTTTCCAGATGTTACGTTAGTAGGTGTCATTGCAGCCGATTCAGCGCTACATTTACCTGATTTCCGCGCAGCTGAGAAAACGTTCCAACTACTGACTCAAGTAGCAGGACGAGCAGGTCGTCATCATTTACCGGGTGAAGTGATTGTACAGACGTATAATCCAGAGCATTATTCAGTAATTCATGCGAGCCGTCACGATTACGGGTCTTTTGTGCGTGAAGAATTGAAGCATCGTCAGACACTGGGGTATCCACCCTATTGTCGCTTAGCATTGATTACTTTTTCACATGAAAAATTAGCCTTATTAGTACGTATCGCTGAAAATTATACACAGATGATTAAAGATCAAGCTTCTAAATTAGGTTGGTTAGGTAGTCTAGAACGATTTTCAAATGAAGCATTGGATGTATTAGGTCCTGTCGCTTCGCCAATACCACGCTTAAAAAATAGATACCGATTCCAATGTATGATAAAATGGCGTGGAGATATGGACGTTGCCAAGCTTGCTGAGCATGTGGCAGAACAATTGCAAGATAGTGTACGTGATAAAGAGTTATTAATCAGTATTGATGTAGATCCACAAGTATTAATGTAA
- the coaBC gene encoding bifunctional phosphopantothenoylcysteine decarboxylase/phosphopantothenate--cysteine ligase CoaBC, with translation MLQGKKIVLGITGGIAAYKAAALCSGLVKQGADVHVIMTRSASKFITELTLQTLSRNPVHIDTFDERDPEVVTHINLADLADLVLIAPATANTIAKMAHGLADDMLSSTLLATTAPIMVAPAMNVHMYQHPAVVQNMNTLVSRGVLMIEPGSGMLACGYVGKGRLEEPETIIKVVQDFFQAQAHRNQLRQVLAGKKVTVTAGATVERIDPVRFITNDSSGKMGIAIAKAAHDMGASVRLIAGTVQVPLPEGIETVRVQSAQDMYEAVLGEWNHTDIMIQTAAVADYRPQTVYETKMKKKDEGLTLELEKTVDILESLGQRKQGQFLIGFAAETNDVAEHAIGKLKRKNCDLLVANDVTAVGAGFGTDTNLVQIYDAQGLVVDLPLMSKDEVAIQLLSIVAKRLNGVSTL, from the coding sequence ATGCTGCAAGGTAAAAAGATTGTGCTGGGGATTACTGGCGGAATCGCTGCTTACAAAGCGGCAGCGTTGTGTAGCGGATTGGTAAAACAAGGGGCAGATGTGCATGTCATTATGACACGTTCTGCTTCCAAATTTATTACCGAACTTACATTACAGACGCTCTCTCGTAACCCGGTTCATATAGATACATTTGACGAACGTGATCCAGAAGTAGTCACCCATATTAACCTGGCTGATCTAGCTGATCTGGTATTAATTGCTCCAGCCACTGCCAATACAATTGCTAAAATGGCACATGGATTAGCAGATGATATGCTGTCTTCCACATTGCTTGCCACAACAGCTCCAATCATGGTCGCACCGGCAATGAATGTGCATATGTATCAGCATCCAGCAGTTGTACAAAATATGAATACACTGGTTAGTCGTGGTGTGTTGATGATTGAGCCAGGAAGTGGCATGTTGGCTTGTGGTTATGTCGGCAAAGGGCGTTTGGAAGAACCGGAGACGATTATTAAAGTAGTACAAGATTTTTTTCAAGCTCAAGCACACCGCAATCAGTTACGTCAGGTGTTAGCAGGTAAAAAAGTGACCGTTACCGCAGGTGCAACAGTAGAACGGATCGATCCTGTTCGTTTTATTACCAATGATTCCTCTGGCAAAATGGGAATTGCGATTGCCAAAGCTGCTCACGATATGGGGGCATCGGTACGATTGATTGCAGGAACAGTACAAGTACCTTTACCTGAAGGCATAGAGACAGTGCGTGTTCAATCTGCTCAAGATATGTATGAAGCAGTATTAGGCGAATGGAATCATACTGATATTATGATTCAAACAGCAGCGGTAGCTGATTATCGCCCGCAAACTGTGTACGAGACCAAAATGAAGAAAAAAGACGAAGGACTTACACTAGAATTGGAAAAAACAGTCGATATTCTGGAAAGTCTAGGTCAACGTAAACAGGGGCAATTTTTGATTGGCTTTGCCGCAGAAACGAATGATGTCGCTGAACATGCTATAGGTAAATTAAAACGTAAAAACTGTGATCTATTAGTCGCTAATGATGTCACCGCAGTTGGAGCTGGATTTGGCACAGATACGAATCTTGTTCAGATTTATGATGCACAGGGATTAGTAGTGGATCTACCATTAATGAGTAAAGATGAAGTCGCCATCCAATTGCTAAGTATTGTAGCCAAACGGTTGAATGGAGTGTCTACCTTATGA
- the rsmB gene encoding 16S rRNA (cytosine(967)-C(5))-methyltransferase RsmB — protein sequence MNNQNNSHNNKSKRQPNADSPLANNTKTKSDPKSKSVRPTTAREVALEVLTAVEEEGSYSNLVLNQMLNRIRLERADIGLATELVYGTISRLNTIDYFLGQFVAKGLNKLQPWVRNLLRFSFYQIYYLDRIPAHAAVNEAVNIAKRRGHQGISGMVNGVLRNVIRRREELVIPQDLPPAKRIALQHSFPEWMVARWIKQYDEATAEQICISNNEAPSVSIRVNTHRTSRTAMLELLQGEGYDVEISPLSPDGILVHGGGNMALTSWYQDGLISVQDESSMLVAEAVQAKSGMNVLDCCAAPGGKSVHLAEKMNNSGHIIANDIHEHKRQLVDDQAERLQLSIIETTVGDALTLTERYPAESFDRILLDAPCSGLGVIRRKPDLKWNKSMADIKEIVQLQQQLLQNISTLLKPDGIMVYSTCTIERSENEAIVESFLHQNKQFELVPFAPVNTNHAQTGIQILPQDFHSDGFYIAVLRKISM from the coding sequence GTGAATAATCAAAATAATAGTCATAACAACAAATCCAAACGTCAACCGAATGCAGATAGCCCGTTAGCGAATAACACTAAGACTAAGTCTGATCCGAAAAGCAAATCGGTTCGTCCAACTACTGCTCGTGAAGTTGCGCTCGAAGTATTAACAGCAGTGGAAGAAGAGGGTTCTTATAGTAATCTTGTATTGAATCAAATGCTCAATCGTATTCGTCTAGAACGTGCAGATATTGGACTGGCTACAGAGTTAGTCTATGGTACCATTTCACGTCTGAATACCATTGATTATTTTCTTGGGCAATTTGTGGCAAAAGGCTTAAATAAGCTTCAACCGTGGGTACGTAATTTGTTACGGTTTAGCTTTTATCAAATTTATTATCTTGATCGTATTCCTGCTCATGCGGCGGTAAACGAAGCGGTTAATATCGCGAAACGTCGTGGACATCAAGGCATATCAGGTATGGTCAATGGCGTATTACGTAATGTGATTCGTCGCCGGGAAGAATTAGTGATTCCTCAAGATTTGCCACCTGCGAAAAGAATAGCATTGCAACATTCATTCCCTGAATGGATGGTAGCACGTTGGATCAAGCAATATGATGAAGCAACCGCTGAACAAATCTGTATTTCAAATAACGAAGCACCATCGGTAAGTATTCGTGTGAATACGCATCGCACTTCTCGTACAGCGATGTTGGAATTGCTACAAGGTGAAGGATATGATGTAGAAATTTCTCCATTATCTCCAGATGGTATTCTGGTGCATGGTGGCGGGAATATGGCATTAACATCATGGTATCAAGACGGATTAATTTCAGTACAAGATGAAAGTTCTATGCTCGTTGCTGAAGCAGTGCAAGCGAAGTCTGGTATGAATGTATTGGATTGTTGCGCCGCTCCAGGAGGCAAAAGTGTACATCTAGCTGAAAAAATGAATAATAGTGGTCATATTATTGCGAATGATATTCATGAACATAAGCGTCAGTTAGTGGATGATCAAGCAGAACGTCTCCAACTCTCTATTATCGAAACGACAGTTGGAGATGCGTTAACATTAACAGAACGTTATCCTGCCGAGTCTTTTGACCGAATCTTATTAGATGCTCCATGTTCAGGTCTAGGGGTTATTCGTCGTAAACCTGATCTCAAATGGAATAAAAGTATGGCGGACATTAAAGAAATCGTACAGTTACAACAACAACTGTTGCAGAATATTTCTACACTACTCAAGCCAGATGGCATTATGGTGTACAGTACATGTACGATTGAACGTAGTGAGAATGAAGCGATTGTAGAATCTTTTTTACATCAAAATAAACAGTTTGAATTGGTTCCGTTTGCACCTGTAAATACGAATCATGCTCAAACAGGGATTCAAATTTTACCGCAAGATTTCCATTCGGATGGATTCTATATTGCTGTACTACGTAAAATCAGTATGTAA
- the def gene encoding peptide deformylase, producing MAIRIIVTEPDEVLHKKAKEVTKITPNVQKLLTDMADTMYDADGVGLAAPQVGILKRLIVVDVGDDNGLIELINPEIIESNGEQLGSEGCLSIPGLNGQVRRALEVTVKGLDRNGEEVKITGRDLLARAFQHEIDHLNGVLFTDIAERVYDRKLDEEGE from the coding sequence ATGGCTATACGTATTATTGTAACGGAACCGGATGAAGTGCTTCACAAAAAAGCAAAAGAAGTAACCAAAATTACACCGAATGTACAGAAGTTGTTAACCGATATGGCAGACACAATGTACGATGCAGACGGGGTAGGTCTTGCTGCGCCCCAAGTCGGTATTTTGAAACGTTTGATCGTAGTAGATGTAGGCGATGATAATGGATTAATCGAACTCATTAATCCTGAAATTATAGAAAGTAACGGCGAGCAACTAGGTTCAGAAGGTTGTCTTAGTATTCCCGGTCTTAACGGTCAAGTTCGTCGTGCTTTGGAAGTAACGGTCAAAGGATTAGATCGCAATGGTGAAGAAGTGAAAATTACAGGTCGTGATCTGTTAGCACGTGCTTTTCAACATGAGATTGATCACTTGAACGGTGTACTATTTACCGATATCGCAGAGCGTGTCTATGACCGTAAGCTAGACGAGGAAGGGGAATAA